A genome region from Frankineae bacterium MT45 includes the following:
- a CDS encoding Thiol-disulfide isomerase or thioredoxin encodes MQRFRVRAPELRTDGDWINTDAPLTLAALRGRVVLLDFWTSGCINCLHVLDELRPLEAKHGENLVVIGVHSPKFAHESTRASVAAATARYGIHHPVLSDPALTLWKQYAVRAWPTLVLIDQQGYVMAQAAGEGQVSSLEMVIDELLTSTTDPTPLTPLPSRSDETPTGPLFFPAKVIELPAGRNGRDEPSLLVANTGGHSLVEFAPDAETVLRRIGSGERGRVDAPAPQARFAEPNGLCLLPADLDLGYDVVVADTVNHMLRGVRLSDGAVVQTIDLPAQLAGATTITGPVPEVLSPWDVVWWPALGQLVVAAAGVHLLLAVDLDAGTSKVLAGTTVEGLGDGDARHGWLAQPSGFAVQGERLWFVDAETSALRYLELTEGAEPQLHTVVGEGLFDFGHVDGPAAKARLQHPLGVELLPDGSLAIADTYNSSLRRYDPRRDTVSTITRDLDEPVGVLLLGDDLLVVESAAHRLTRVSVGSSLPGADELVSGEALQTKRPPTPLRDGEVDLRIVFQAPAGRKLDDRDGPATRLSVSSSPPELLLDGGGDGSDLSRTLRLSSSIAEGVLHISAQAASCDDDPAIEYPACHLARQDWGVPVRISADAPAELELILFG; translated from the coding sequence ATGCAGCGATTCCGTGTTCGAGCCCCTGAACTGCGCACCGACGGCGACTGGATCAACACCGACGCGCCGCTCACCCTGGCCGCGCTCCGCGGGAGGGTGGTGCTCCTGGACTTCTGGACCTCCGGCTGTATCAACTGCCTGCACGTCCTGGACGAGCTACGCCCGCTGGAGGCCAAGCACGGCGAGAACCTCGTGGTCATCGGGGTGCACTCACCGAAGTTCGCCCACGAGTCGACGCGAGCCAGCGTCGCCGCCGCCACCGCGCGGTACGGCATCCACCACCCCGTGCTCAGCGACCCGGCCCTGACCCTCTGGAAGCAGTACGCGGTGCGCGCCTGGCCCACGCTGGTCCTCATCGATCAGCAGGGTTACGTGATGGCGCAGGCGGCCGGCGAGGGTCAGGTGAGCTCGCTGGAGATGGTGATCGACGAACTGCTTACCTCGACCACCGACCCGACTCCGCTCACCCCGTTGCCGTCCAGATCAGACGAGACACCCACCGGCCCGCTCTTCTTCCCGGCCAAGGTGATCGAACTCCCGGCCGGGCGCAACGGTCGGGACGAGCCGTCGCTGCTCGTCGCCAACACCGGCGGCCACTCGCTCGTCGAGTTCGCCCCCGACGCCGAGACGGTGCTGCGCCGCATCGGCTCGGGGGAGCGCGGACGGGTCGACGCCCCGGCTCCGCAGGCCCGCTTCGCCGAACCGAACGGGCTCTGCCTGCTGCCCGCTGACCTTGATCTTGGCTACGACGTCGTGGTGGCCGACACGGTCAATCACATGCTGCGCGGGGTCCGACTGAGCGATGGCGCCGTCGTACAGACGATCGACCTGCCGGCCCAGCTGGCTGGTGCCACCACCATCACCGGACCGGTGCCGGAGGTGCTCTCCCCATGGGACGTCGTCTGGTGGCCCGCGCTCGGGCAGCTGGTTGTCGCCGCCGCCGGCGTCCATCTGCTGCTCGCCGTCGACCTCGACGCCGGGACCAGCAAGGTGCTGGCCGGAACCACCGTCGAGGGACTCGGCGACGGGGACGCGCGCCACGGCTGGCTGGCCCAGCCCTCCGGGTTCGCGGTGCAGGGAGAGCGGCTCTGGTTCGTCGACGCCGAGACCTCCGCACTGCGCTACCTCGAGCTAACCGAGGGCGCGGAGCCGCAGCTGCACACCGTGGTCGGTGAGGGGCTCTTCGACTTCGGCCACGTCGACGGGCCGGCGGCGAAGGCCCGCCTCCAGCACCCGCTCGGGGTGGAGCTGCTGCCCGATGGGTCACTGGCCATCGCGGACACCTACAACTCGAGTCTGCGGCGCTACGACCCGCGCCGCGATACCGTCTCGACGATCACCCGCGACCTGGACGAGCCGGTCGGGGTGCTCCTCCTCGGAGACGACCTGCTGGTGGTCGAGTCAGCCGCGCACCGCCTCACCCGGGTTTCCGTCGGGTCGAGCCTGCCCGGCGCGGACGAACTGGTCAGCGGCGAGGCGCTGCAGACCAAGCGCCCGCCGACCCCGCTGCGTGATGGTGAGGTTGACCTGCGCATCGTCTTCCAGGCTCCGGCCGGCCGGAAGCTGGACGATCGGGATGGGCCGGCGACCCGGCTCTCGGTGAGTTCCTCGCCACCGGAGCTACTCCTCGACGGTGGGGGTGACGGCAGCGACCTGTCGCGCACCCTGCGGTTGAGTTCGTCGATCGCCGAGGGCGTGCTGCACATCAGTGCGCAGGCGGCGTCCTGTGATGATGATCCGGCGATCGAGTACCCGGCCTGCCACCTGGCCCGGCAGGACTGGGGCGTGCCAGTGCGGATAAGCGCGGACGCCCCGGCCGAGCTGGAGCTGATTCTCTTCGGCTGA
- a CDS encoding Protein tyrosine/serine phosphatase, giving the protein MPQWIDLDGAVNVRDVGGMTTADGRQVRSGRLIRSDNLQDLSPKDLRLLVDELGVRAVSDLRTGHEVSAEGPGPMNREPGVLIEHNSLFSEAGQNTDAAAAEDEADEIDPVEAALTAPDPMLLPWQIRDSKHDYANRGAVDVYWRYLLDRPDSIVASLRLIARTDGAVIVHCAAGKDRTGVVVAMTLAALGVRPEQIVADFALTADRIELIFARLGASPTYVRDVADGEIDKHRPRAETMESLLLRLDQEMGGAAGWLATHGWSEVDQAALEAALLE; this is encoded by the coding sequence GTGCCGCAATGGATCGACCTCGATGGCGCGGTCAACGTCCGTGACGTCGGTGGGATGACCACCGCTGACGGCCGCCAGGTGCGCTCCGGCCGGCTCATCCGCTCCGACAACCTCCAGGACCTCTCGCCGAAGGATCTGCGGCTGCTCGTCGACGAGTTGGGGGTGCGCGCGGTCTCGGACCTGCGCACCGGCCACGAGGTGAGTGCCGAGGGGCCCGGTCCGATGAACCGTGAGCCCGGGGTGCTGATCGAGCACAACTCGCTCTTCAGCGAGGCCGGTCAGAACACCGACGCCGCGGCCGCCGAGGACGAGGCGGACGAGATCGATCCGGTGGAGGCGGCCCTCACCGCGCCTGATCCGATGCTGCTGCCCTGGCAGATCCGCGACAGCAAGCACGACTACGCCAACCGCGGGGCGGTGGATGTCTACTGGCGCTACCTCCTCGACCGCCCCGACTCCATCGTCGCGTCGCTGCGGCTCATCGCCCGCACCGACGGAGCGGTCATCGTCCACTGCGCGGCCGGCAAGGACCGGACCGGGGTCGTGGTCGCGATGACGCTGGCCGCGCTCGGCGTGCGGCCGGAGCAGATCGTCGCTGACTTCGCCCTGACGGCCGACCGCATCGAACTGATCTTCGCCCGGCTGGGTGCCTCCCCGACCTACGTCCGCGATGTCGCCGACGGTGAGATCGACAAGCACCGGCCGCGGGCCGAGACGATGGAGTCCCTGCTGCTGCGCCTCGACCAGGAGATGGGCGGGGCTGCGGGGTGGCTGGCCACCCACGGTTGGAGCGAGGTCGACCAGGCCGCGTTGGAGGCGGCACTCCTGGAGTAG